One segment of Salvelinus alpinus chromosome 1, SLU_Salpinus.1, whole genome shotgun sequence DNA contains the following:
- the LOC139584274 gene encoding ubiquitin-conjugating enzyme E2 B isoform X4: protein MMWNAVIFGPVGTPFEDGTFKLVIEFSEEYPNKPPTVRFISKMFHPNVYADGSICLDILQNRWSPTYDVSSILTSIQSLLDEPNPNSPANSQAAQLYQENKREYEKRVSAIVEQSWVDS, encoded by the exons GCCTGTGGGTACACCATTTGAAGATG gaacTTTTAAGCTTGTGATAGAATTTTCAGAAGAGTACCCTAACAAGCCACCCACGGTTCGATTTATCTCCAAAATGTTTCACCCAAATG TCTATGCAGATGGAAGTATATGTTTAGACATCCTTCAGAATCGTTGGAGCCCCACATATGATGTGTCGTCCATTTTGACGTCTATCCAG TCCCTGTTGGATGAGCCGAATCCTAACAGTCCAGCCAACAGCCAGGCTGCACAGCTTTATCAAGAAAACAAGCGGGAGTACGAGAAGAGAGTTTCTGCCATCGTGGAGCAGAGCTGGGTAGACTCCTAA